The following nucleotide sequence is from Trifolium pratense cultivar HEN17-A07 linkage group LG2, ARS_RC_1.1, whole genome shotgun sequence.
AGTGAATCATGACTGGTTCTAATGGATCTTTCCCTGCCAACTTCCTGTTCTTTGATGACATGAACTGCAAGCAGTGGTGTGCCAAGATGGGAGTCATATATTTAGACACTGGTTTGTAAGACAAGGCACTGAAACCCTTCTTGCACAGCAGACTTTAAAAAACTATTATAGAAAAAAGGGGAAACATCAAAATATCGATTAATATTGTATTTAGGCATCATGGATCAAAATGTTTTAGTGAAGCCAGTCCCCGGACAGCAACCAAAGACTTTCAGAAAAACAACTTTTACATGACCACATAATCAGAGATCAAGAGAGAACTAGTGATCGAAGAGACAAGAATGACTTAATCCCTAATTGACATTTTCGATGACGAGTTTCAAATTCATGAATCAATAAATTTGTGCCTATAGATAAGAATTTGGATATGCTGAACATCTTAGTCCGAGTCTAAGTATGCAGACGGTTTTAAATCAGATTCTTCCCCTACTTTCCATGCATCATAAGTGGATTCACCTTTCTCCTCTGCTACTTTACCCAAACTTTCTCGATCAAATTATCTAAAAGACAAAGGAAGACTTCGAGGAGTAATGATGATTTGAAATAGAATCCCTTTATCTCCTTTCCCAATCCCTTCTTTCAGTTGAATGTTTGTGAAGTCAAAACTCCCTGTGTTAAGTATATTGTTAAGCCTCTGTAAAGGCAGTTATTTATGTTAGTCTAGTTTTATTTGTTTTCGCTTGCACTATAAATAGGAATGTGAGATCAGTTTAGGACAAACATTTAGATTGTACTTTGACTAGAATACTGGTGTGGGAGGAGATAATTCTCCTTTGTGCAAACTTTTCCTTTGTTCATCAATAAAGCTCGGATGCAAAAAATCCCCTTTCTGTCTAACATTATTACTAGAAAACCTAACAAATTTGATGATAATAGCACTGTCACAGCTGAAGCAAAGGCAAGGTTTTAATTCAAAGAAGGGATGGAAAGCAATCATATTCATACATAACTGATGTTCTTTATGTGCCACAAATGAAGAACTATCAGTGAAGTATGTTCAGCTATTGGAGTTTAAACACATTATGGTTATACAAAATACTAGAGTGTTATAGCAGGTAGCATTATGGCTATATAAAATTAAACACATTCATAATTGATAATCAAAGTTCGTTGTTACTAATATCCAAACCCAATATGAAGCAAAGAACTACTTATCAGGTTGCAAGGCTTACTATATTATATGATAAAGTGACCGTTCGCTAAAAATTCTTTGAAAATCCTTAACCTGTTGGATTTCAAATTGTATTTTACACTCATTTTCATTGCctctttgcattttttttaacattacatTTAATAGACTCACTATTCATGATAGGCCAATTATTAGAGTAGATAACAGAATTGACACTAccatttcaaaacaaaacaaagaaaccTGAATGGACACTACCAATTATtagtttccttttcttttctcaaataATTTCAACTTGTATGAAGCAGTGCTCCAATTCATTTTCCATATAATTGCTGTTTTACTTCAATCAAAATCATTGTAACAGAATATTTCTGATTTAGTTCAATACAGCATACATGTTCTATATTTCTTAAATTCTAACCTGGGCCCTATCAAATTGGTACCTGAGCTCCAATCCTAGGAGCATCTGGTGCCAACAAATGGAGTAAAATAGACAAACTGCTGATTCGATGCTGAAATGGTTGACAGCTAGCTATTCTGGCTCAATCAAATCGGTAGTAAAGAGGAGAGTACGAGGGAAGCAACAAAGGGACGGCGAACAAAGGAAAGCAATTAGACAAGTGGGAGGTGTCGTACATGACGATGAAGATCCATATGTCTGATAAATATTTTCACAAATATTAGAAATTTACAAAAGCAAATAGGACGAAACACATGAGCATGGAGTATTAAGGGCCCAATATAAATAAAGCCCCTGCTCcctgatttatatatatatatatatatatatatatatatatatatatatatatatatatatatatatatatatatgcaaggAAGAGAAATACTAACTAGACACTTTTTCACATATTCTTTTCagtacaatttttaaaaatggagTTAATTTCCAATGGATTCACCTAAATAAAAAGTGGACTCAAATTACTTAGAAGGGCTAACATTAAATTCACCTAATAATGGTGTGTTTCGCAACTTACTAACATTTCTCATATTTGGAAATCTCCTTAAACTGATGTCGTGTTTTGCATCAAATGTGAATCAATTGCCTAATCTTATATGCAAAGTAAGCCTTCTTAAAAATACGATTACTATGCTCCAACGAAGAGCATCAAAGAGTAGCCAAAATCACCTTTGCAATAAAAAGTTACCCTCTCTGCTACTATTAAAACTGCAATAATCTAGTCATCAACACTTAATCAAAGAACATAAGACATGACCAAACCAACCAAGGAAACATGGATACTCAACATTTACTTAcatttcataattattttcttcaattttgtgCTTTTGTACACCATTATAGATGAATATAGTGTAGTAAATTCATTCATCTAATAACTAGTAATAAGATAAACGATAGCATTTCATTATGTTTGACTCATGCCAACTTTACTGCATTTTTTccctcttttaatttataaccTGTTTTTGTGTGTTAATGACAGGTCTTGAATGGGTGCCATAACGTATTTGATTTCCATGATTTCTAGCAGCCAACATTCCCCAAAAAAAGGACTAACAATGTATTGGATAGAAAAACAACAGCAATAAGTGTAACACCAAATTTGTAATCTTAAAGATGCAACGAAGTTATAACATGGAAGGATAAATGGGAGGAACAACCAACCTGTATACTAGTTGAGAAACAGATGAATCTTCACTAAACAACTGTATTCTTAGTAGTGAATAACCTCTCTCTATTTTTAGAGGATCTTGATCGTTGCGGTGAACTCTTAACATCATTATGTTCACCTCGCATTTGGATATTTTTAGAATTAGAAACTTGTGATGGATTTTTCTCCCAGGTTTTCCGTGGAAGCTTCTCAGATGATCTCTCTCTGCGAGAATTTCTCGAAGGCTTTTCAGTATTTAACTTCCTTTCCGCAAAGTTTCTTCCCCTTCTATTGGAAGAAGTTCTACGGGTATCCCTCACCGATTCCTCATTGTCATCGTCAACGACACTTTCACTAGCATCCTCATCTTCAGCATCAGACAACTCagtttcttctccttcttctttcTCCTCCACAAGATTCTCGTCACGCTTTTCCTCACCTGCCTTTCCTTCATCGCCTTTGACATTAGACTCTTTTGTACTTGTTTTATCTTTCACAAccttatctttatctttttggCTATCTTCCTTAACAGTGTTCATGAGATGAATATACTTCCTCCTAAACTCCATCGCCGGATTATCTTCAGCGAGAAAACCCCTCTTATAACCCTCTCTCAAAACAACAGTATAGGTTCTATTCTTACTAGACAAATAAAATATACCCGGATGCTGCAAAATCGCCCGCTTAAACCTCGACGCTAAACCTAACCACTCACCAAGCATCAAAACATTATCTTTCTCAGTTTTCTTAGAAACCAAAATGTGCATAATCTCATGCAAAACACCAACAACCCACCTATCAGATTCATCACTCGAAGCATTCAAATGACCAGCATTTTCATACGGAGACACATAAGGCAATTTATTCCAATCTCTTAACCATTTCTCATACTTATTATCCATCTCAAAACCGGTCGAAAACTGCAACGGAAAAGCTAAATCTTTCCCTTTATTACCTAATTTTTTCTCCAAAACCGAAACAGCTTGTTCCTTACACCAACAAACAAGCTCCAAAACAGCATTGTCACCCATACCAACAACCCGAAAATAATCCGGAAACTCCGGAATCATAGTCTTAACATAATCCATTGGTAATCCGAGATCCCACCTCAAACCTTCAAGAACTCTTAATGGAATCTTATGAATCTTAGATATCATCAACAACTTCAAAAGCCTATCAGCAACTTGTTTCTTAAACAATTCACTCTTACACATAAACCCTTCCTCGTCATCGAGTTCAACCGCTTCCGGCGTAAGTCTAACATGAGCTTCAAATCTACCATTACTGTAAAACTCCTCAAAAACGGAAGGATATTTCCGGATGAAATCCATCGGACGGAAAGGAAGTTGAATTGATTCTTTGATTATGGAAACTGGAAGAGATTTTGATGGTTCTTGTTTGATTAGGTTTCGAAGATTTAGTAAAGGTTTGAGATTTTTCTCTCTTTCGACGGCGTGGTCGAGGCCACGGTCACGGACGAGGGTGAAATTGCCGTCGAATAAGGTTCGGAGGTGTTGACGGTGGGACGGAGGACTTGTGGTGGTGGTTCGGTGGAAGAAGACGGTGAACCGCATTGTTGCGATGGTTTGTCTCGCCGGAAAATGGGGAGAGACTACAACAGGGGAGGaggtttagattttttttagtttagggTTTTAGGTTCAGTcctatacattttttttttttttttcatttgaatttgaatttcttttgattaattaattaattacaattttttttactcaaaatttattacaatttttaaaatatgtttaaaACCTTCTTTTACCTTTTAAATCATGGTAAAATTGCACTCTTGGAAGTTATGAAAGACTTGGAGCATCAAGGCGTGACGCATGTTATTTTTGAAACCGATTCGAAGAGTGTTGTGGATGCAGTGGATGCAATTACAACTTACATGGAGGTCCATCAGAGTTTAATTAGTTCTATTATTTGTAATATTAAACATGTTTTGATAAAATACAAACTTTGTGGTAAAGTTTATAAAGCGACAAACGACATGGTTGCTCATATGATTGCTAGAGCGGTCATTTCTTGGTCTAGTCGTTGTACTTTTGAGTTGCTACCTCCTTGTATTACTACTTTAGTGAATaatgaaattatataaatttttgtttgtaaaaaaaatcatggtaAAATTTTTGGTACCCGTTATACATTTTTGGGTATCAATATTGTAGACGGTAGTTTATTAACACTAAAAAATGGTATTTTTGTACTTTATCAGTATAAATTCAACGGGCAATTTAGAATATGGATTTGATCTTCGTGAGTTCTTAGTTAATAGGTTTACGATTGTTTCAAATTGTATGCCTGGTCGGCATGTTTGAGTATCAATAATTTAAGTGCGTAAGAACTTGAACTTAAAAATAAAGcgtaaaaatagtaaattgtTGAAATATAAGTTGAGTTCATTAATCAATTAAAGGCGGTTACTcaaatctttttgtttttctataaatagcaGAATCAAATATACATGTTAGGCGGTTACtctattttatatgttaaaatattatattactaAATAGTCATAAGAATTTTAGCTAGGGGGATAATAATGAGTGTTAAGGGTACAATGTAACACTCAaatccattatttatatatatttctacctttagtaaaatcttttttaaaatacgcaacggaaaaagtaatgtttgatattataaaGTCATgattcgagtattacattcttcatcaaaataatactaatgtaattaattagtaaaactcGTTTATGCAAAATAAATCCTCTTTATAAAGATACATTTTCCAAAGTAAAAACAAATAGTCATTAAAGACACTATATACTAAATACAACCTTTTTTTCTCGTGttacaatcagagcagagcttcaccgataACTCGACATCGATAAACACGTAACTTGTGGATCTGGACCCCCAAaagtccagcacataacacataaaagagagttagataacatattcaaaatatacaagtgtaagtaaaactATACTTAACCACTTCATCATAATTAATGcatcatcataaatcataaatataCATCATCATTCATACCAATCATAGTATTCAAAAGATTGAACTCAATTACATTTAtaatcatcggacaatcaacacatacaagtctaacacacatagacaattatcacaaattccaaacatatgtatcacatatcaaatatcaaataatgtacacatatcctaatgtaatctaatgccacaatcttcaagctatgtcccct
It contains:
- the LOC123909863 gene encoding protein WHAT'S THIS FACTOR 9, mitochondrial; this translates as MRFTVFFHRTTTTSPPSHRQHLRTLFDGNFTLVRDRGLDHAVEREKNLKPLLNLRNLIKQEPSKSLPVSIIKESIQLPFRPMDFIRKYPSVFEEFYSNGRFEAHVRLTPEAVELDDEEGFMCKSELFKKQVADRLLKLLMISKIHKIPLRVLEGLRWDLGLPMDYVKTMIPEFPDYFRVVGMGDNAVLELVCWCKEQAVSVLEKKLGNKGKDLAFPLQFSTGFEMDNKYEKWLRDWNKLPYVSPYENAGHLNASSDESDRWVVGVLHEIMHILVSKKTEKDNVLMLGEWLGLASRFKRAILQHPGIFYLSSKNRTYTVVLREGYKRGFLAEDNPAMEFRRKYIHLMNTVKEDSQKDKDKVVKDKTSTKESNVKGDEGKAGEEKRDENLVEEKEEGEETELSDAEDEDASESVVDDDNEESVRDTRRTSSNRRGRNFAERKLNTEKPSRNSRRERSSEKLPRKTWEKNPSQVSNSKNIQMRGEHNDVKSSPQRSRSSKNRERLFTTKNTVV